The following proteins come from a genomic window of Sphaerisporangium rubeum:
- a CDS encoding ABC transporter ATP-binding protein — MTQSTRQDAVSPRRDGAAVEFAGVGVKVGGGRSLVSEVDWRVEYGSHWVILGPNGAGKTTLLSVAAAVRHPTTGAATVLGHRLGRVDLRELRRHIGLVSAGKRLVDEDLMEEEGLTAHEVVLTGHTGTSVPLWDRYTSTEHDRAHTLLADLGCKDLASRPFAVCSQGERARIRVARAVMPDPAILMLDEPFAGLDLPAREDLITALETLAETRPSLTTVLVTHHLEEVPATTTHALLMRDTRIQTAGPTGRSLTSDSLSECFSRPLTLTPAQGRWYVRATRTP, encoded by the coding sequence ATGACCCAGTCGACGAGGCAGGACGCGGTGTCGCCGCGGCGGGACGGTGCGGCGGTGGAGTTCGCCGGTGTCGGGGTCAAGGTCGGCGGGGGTCGTTCGCTGGTCTCTGAGGTGGACTGGCGCGTCGAGTACGGCAGCCACTGGGTGATCCTCGGCCCGAACGGCGCCGGCAAGACCACCCTGCTGTCCGTCGCCGCCGCCGTACGCCACCCCACCACCGGCGCCGCCACCGTCCTCGGCCACCGCCTCGGCCGCGTCGACCTGCGCGAACTGCGCCGCCACATCGGCCTCGTCTCCGCGGGAAAGCGCCTGGTCGACGAGGACCTGATGGAGGAGGAAGGCCTGACGGCTCATGAGGTCGTCCTCACCGGCCACACCGGCACCAGCGTCCCCCTGTGGGACCGCTACACCTCCACCGAACACGACCGGGCCCACACCCTCCTCGCCGACCTCGGCTGCAAGGACCTCGCGTCCCGCCCCTTCGCCGTCTGCTCCCAAGGCGAACGAGCCCGCATCCGCGTGGCCCGAGCCGTGATGCCGGACCCGGCCATCCTCATGCTCGACGAGCCTTTCGCCGGCCTCGACCTCCCCGCCAGAGAAGACCTCATCACCGCTCTGGAAACCCTCGCCGAAACCCGGCCGTCCCTCACCACCGTCCTCGTCACCCACCACCTCGAAGAGGTCCCCGCCACCACCACCCACGCACTCCTGATGCGCGACACCCGCATCCAGACCGCGGGCCCCACCGGCCGTTCACTGACCTCGGATTCCCTCTCCGAGTGCTTCTCCCGCCCCCTGACCCTCACCCCCGCACAAGGCCGCTGGTACGTCCGCGCCACCCGCACCCCGTAG
- a CDS encoding ATP-binding protein, producing the protein MTEIEQTRRPGQPTESAVRSRRFAPVAEEVRQVRRFVAGVLGDRHVCLDDAELLVSELAGNVVRHAAGREFLVSVVVGRDEVVVAVEDGGARTVPVVRVPGVEETDGRGLLLVDRIARGWGFERRGGGTVVWFELRGAGGADVPAALCGGEGQGAGEALGEGIRGQ; encoded by the coding sequence ATGACAGAGATCGAGCAGACTCGTAGGCCTGGCCAGCCGACAGAGTCCGCTGTAAGGTCTCGCAGGTTCGCGCCGGTGGCGGAGGAGGTGCGGCAGGTCAGGCGGTTCGTGGCGGGGGTGCTCGGGGACCGGCATGTGTGCCTGGATGACGCGGAGTTGCTCGTCAGTGAGCTCGCTGGGAACGTCGTGCGGCACGCGGCGGGGAGGGAGTTCTTGGTTTCGGTGGTGGTGGGGAGGGACGAGGTCGTGGTGGCGGTGGAGGACGGCGGGGCTCGGACGGTGCCGGTGGTGCGGGTTCCGGGGGTGGAGGAGACGGACGGGAGGGGGTTGCTGCTGGTGGATCGGATCGCGCGGGGGTGGGGGTTCGAGCGGCGTGGGGGTGGGACGGTGGTGTGGTTCGAGCTACGGGGTGCGGGTGGCGCGGACGTACCAGCGGCCTTGTGCGGGGGTGAGGGTCAGGGGGCGGGAGAAGCACTCGGAGAGGGAATCCGAGGTCAGTGA
- a CDS encoding helix-turn-helix domain-containing protein → MSAKRAMTLRAQWLGRELRRLRETCGLTLKEVGGFIQRDGGTVSRIEAGIYPARTPDVLAMLDLYGVTEPRRRDGLLRLAHEVWQSGWWDSFSEDLSGTMVDYAWVESRARRIRSFDALVIPGLLQTRPYMEAVQQAVADFSPVQISSGIRFRLTRQQILTDRRPPHIEAILDESLLRRQQGGKDVLRDQLHYIATLAAQPHIEVRVLPFASGAHASPEGAFRIFEMSDPYPDVVYMDTPGGGIYMEGDEVRRFILKFDHIRHDSLTVPESIALLHEIAEKLR, encoded by the coding sequence TTGAGTGCCAAGCGCGCGATGACCTTGCGGGCTCAATGGCTCGGCCGAGAACTACGGCGACTCAGGGAGACGTGCGGACTCACCCTCAAAGAAGTAGGCGGCTTCATTCAGCGGGATGGTGGCACTGTCAGCCGTATCGAGGCAGGCATCTACCCTGCCCGTACGCCGGACGTTCTTGCCATGCTGGATTTGTACGGCGTGACCGAGCCGCGTCGCCGTGACGGGTTGCTGCGTCTCGCGCATGAGGTCTGGCAAAGCGGCTGGTGGGATAGCTTTTCCGAAGATCTGTCAGGGACGATGGTGGACTATGCCTGGGTCGAGTCGCGCGCCAGACGGATTCGTTCGTTCGACGCGCTAGTAATCCCTGGCCTCCTGCAGACCCGTCCCTACATGGAAGCCGTGCAGCAGGCTGTCGCGGACTTCTCTCCCGTCCAGATCTCCTCCGGGATCCGATTCCGGCTCACCCGCCAGCAGATCCTCACCGACAGGAGGCCTCCGCATATCGAAGCGATCTTGGACGAGAGCCTTCTGCGGCGCCAGCAAGGCGGTAAGGACGTCCTCAGAGATCAACTGCACTATATCGCGACCTTGGCCGCGCAACCTCATATCGAAGTGCGCGTCCTGCCGTTCGCTTCCGGCGCTCATGCGAGCCCTGAGGGAGCGTTCAGGATCTTCGAAATGTCCGATCCGTATCCCGATGTGGTCTATATGGACACTCCTGGCGGCGGCATTTACATGGAAGGTGATGAGGTGCGGAGGTTTATACTCAAATTTGATCACATTCGGCATGATTCATTGACTGTGCCGGAATCTATCGCACTACTGCACGAGATAGCCGAAAAGCTGCGCTGA
- a CDS encoding thiamine pyrophosphate-dependent enzyme, which produces MKEIVGEGLARRLVEWGVDTIFGLPGDGINGLMEGFRRERENLRFVLVHHEEAAAFMAAGYAKATGKLGVCAATSGPGAIHLLNGLYDAKLDHVPVLAITGMQETSVLGTYYQQEVHVDRLYQDVAAYNLMITNPQQVPGVVDLAIRTALSQRAVAHLTFPNDIQVAAMDEDPYRHVGPGSAPSSLPTWSRPPLRPAPRDLERAAEVLRAGRKVAMLVGAGARGARHEVLAVADRLAAPIVKTLPGKHVVPDDHPLTTGGLGLLGTRPSEELMEECDTLLMVGTSFPYGKYLPPDGQARVVQIDADPSLIGMRRPTEAPVAADAKAALQELLPLLEPAADRSFLAKYQRAMDSWRDDMTSLQDASRDPIAPQYLMACVDEAASDDAILTCDSGTIATWAARHWTIRGGREFYLSGNLATMAPGLPYAIAMQHAFPGRQVVAFVGDGGFAMLMAEFLTAVRHDLPVKIVINNNNSYGQILWEQIILGYPEYAVRHRQPEADFSVWARGCGAFGAKVTDPKDLPAALREAFAHDGPALVDCDVNPNEPPMPGKVKYEQAKAFTEAFLRGQPHKAGILSTVARDKFNELRP; this is translated from the coding sequence ATGAAGGAAATCGTCGGAGAGGGTCTCGCGAGGCGGCTCGTCGAGTGGGGGGTCGACACGATCTTCGGGTTGCCGGGGGACGGGATCAACGGGCTGATGGAGGGGTTCAGGCGCGAACGGGAGAACCTCAGGTTCGTGCTGGTGCACCACGAGGAGGCGGCGGCGTTCATGGCGGCCGGGTACGCCAAGGCGACCGGGAAACTCGGGGTGTGCGCCGCGACGTCGGGGCCCGGGGCCATCCATCTCCTGAACGGGTTGTACGACGCCAAGCTCGACCACGTGCCGGTGCTGGCGATCACAGGGATGCAGGAGACGTCGGTCCTCGGCACGTACTACCAGCAGGAGGTGCACGTCGACCGGCTGTACCAGGACGTCGCGGCGTACAACCTGATGATCACCAATCCGCAGCAGGTCCCCGGTGTGGTGGACCTCGCGATCCGCACCGCGTTGTCGCAGCGGGCCGTGGCGCACCTGACGTTCCCCAACGACATCCAGGTCGCGGCCATGGACGAGGACCCCTACCGGCATGTCGGCCCGGGAAGCGCGCCGAGCAGCCTGCCGACGTGGTCGCGGCCGCCGCTGCGGCCCGCGCCGCGGGACCTGGAACGGGCCGCCGAGGTGCTGCGGGCCGGCCGGAAGGTCGCGATGCTCGTCGGCGCGGGGGCCAGAGGCGCGCGGCACGAGGTGCTGGCCGTCGCGGACCGGCTGGCCGCGCCGATCGTGAAGACCCTTCCCGGCAAGCACGTCGTGCCGGACGACCATCCTCTCACCACCGGCGGGCTCGGCCTGCTCGGCACCCGGCCGAGCGAGGAGCTGATGGAGGAGTGCGACACGCTGCTGATGGTCGGCACGTCGTTCCCGTACGGCAAGTACCTGCCGCCGGACGGCCAGGCGCGCGTGGTGCAGATCGACGCCGACCCGAGCCTCATCGGCATGCGCAGGCCCACCGAGGCGCCGGTCGCCGCCGACGCCAAGGCCGCGCTCCAGGAACTGCTGCCGCTGCTGGAACCCGCGGCCGACCGGTCGTTCCTCGCCAAGTACCAGCGCGCGATGGACTCCTGGCGGGACGACATGACGTCGCTGCAGGACGCGTCGCGCGACCCGATCGCGCCGCAGTACCTCATGGCGTGCGTGGACGAGGCGGCGTCCGACGACGCCATCTTGACCTGCGACTCCGGGACCATCGCCACCTGGGCCGCGCGGCACTGGACGATACGCGGCGGCCGGGAGTTCTACCTGTCGGGGAACCTCGCCACCATGGCGCCGGGTCTGCCGTACGCGATCGCGATGCAGCACGCGTTCCCCGGCAGGCAGGTCGTCGCGTTCGTGGGGGACGGCGGGTTCGCGATGCTGATGGCCGAGTTCCTCACCGCCGTGCGGCACGACCTGCCGGTCAAGATCGTGATCAACAACAACAACTCGTACGGCCAGATCCTGTGGGAGCAGATCATCCTCGGCTACCCCGAGTACGCGGTGCGGCACCGGCAGCCGGAGGCGGACTTCTCGGTGTGGGCCCGCGGCTGCGGCGCGTTCGGCGCCAAGGTGACCGACCCCAAGGACCTGCCGGCCGCGCTGCGTGAGGCCTTCGCGCACGACGGCCCCGCGCTGGTGGACTGCGACGTGAACCCGAACGAGCCGCCGATGCCGGGGAAGGTGAAGTACGAGCAGGCCAAGGCGTTCACCGAGGCCTTCCTGCGCGGCCAGCCGCACAAGGCCGGCATCCTGTCCACGGTCGCGCGCGATAAGTTCAACGAGCTGCGGCCATGA
- a CDS encoding amidohydrolase, translating to MSSLLLRDARTGPGGPVGDILIVDGLIAEPGTQPPPGTETVDVHGGTVLPGLWDTHVHAVQWAQTRRRVDLSGATSARHAVDLMTANLSSGVTVGFGFRDAMWPDTPGKSLLEAAAPGAALALMSQDLHTVWLSPAALTLVGRGDHPTGVLREQECYAAVTALPRPPEEELDRWVAEAATAAAARGVVGIQDFEMADNVTDWTRRARTRLLDVRVVCSIPRNRLEEAIGRGLRTGDPVPGSGGLLEVGPVKIFTDGSLNTKTAYCEHPYPGTTSRGSLEIAPAELRTLMALATAHGVHPAVHAIGDLAVTITLDAFETVGCPGRIEHVQLVAPADLPRFRRPHLVASVQPAHAPDDRDIADTYWKDRTHHAYPYAALSAAGATLEFGSDAPVAPLDPWDAIASAVTRTDDTRSPWHPDQSLPLSTALAASSRGRTTLTPGTPADLVITADDPATVPDGKLRTIEVTGTLLAGRWTHRLL from the coding sequence ATGTCCTCACTCCTGCTGCGCGACGCGCGCACCGGCCCCGGCGGTCCCGTGGGCGACATCCTGATCGTGGACGGCCTGATCGCCGAGCCCGGCACGCAGCCACCTCCCGGAACCGAGACGGTGGATGTCCACGGCGGCACTGTGCTGCCGGGCCTGTGGGACACACACGTGCACGCCGTCCAGTGGGCCCAGACCCGACGCCGCGTGGACCTGTCCGGTGCGACCTCGGCCCGCCACGCGGTGGATCTGATGACGGCGAATCTGTCGTCAGGAGTGACCGTGGGCTTCGGTTTCCGGGACGCCATGTGGCCCGACACCCCGGGCAAGTCCCTGCTCGAAGCCGCCGCCCCCGGTGCCGCGCTGGCGCTGATGAGCCAGGACCTGCACACCGTGTGGCTCAGCCCCGCCGCGCTGACCCTCGTGGGCCGCGGCGACCACCCGACCGGCGTGCTGCGCGAGCAGGAGTGCTACGCCGCCGTCACGGCCCTCCCCAGGCCCCCCGAGGAGGAGCTCGACCGCTGGGTCGCCGAGGCCGCCACCGCCGCCGCGGCCCGGGGCGTGGTCGGCATCCAGGACTTCGAGATGGCCGACAACGTCACCGACTGGACCCGGCGCGCGAGGACCCGGCTCCTCGACGTACGGGTCGTCTGCTCCATCCCCCGCAACCGCCTGGAGGAGGCCATCGGCCGAGGCCTGCGCACCGGCGACCCCGTACCGGGCTCCGGCGGCCTGCTGGAGGTCGGCCCCGTCAAGATCTTCACCGACGGCTCACTCAACACCAAGACCGCCTACTGCGAGCACCCCTACCCCGGCACCACCTCCCGAGGCTCCCTGGAGATCGCCCCCGCGGAACTGCGCACCCTCATGGCCCTCGCCACGGCCCACGGCGTCCACCCCGCCGTCCACGCCATCGGCGACCTCGCCGTGACCATCACCCTGGACGCCTTCGAAACCGTGGGCTGCCCCGGCCGCATCGAACACGTCCAATTGGTGGCCCCCGCCGACCTCCCCAGGTTCCGCCGTCCCCACCTGGTGGCAAGCGTCCAACCGGCCCACGCCCCCGACGACCGCGACATAGCCGACACGTACTGGAAAGACCGAACCCACCACGCCTACCCCTACGCCGCTCTGTCCGCCGCCGGCGCCACCCTCGAATTCGGCTCCGACGCTCCCGTGGCCCCCCTGGACCCCTGGGACGCCATAGCCTCCGCCGTCACCCGCACCGACGACACCCGCTCCCCCTGGCACCCCGACCAGTCCCTCCCCCTGAGCACAGCCCTCGCCGCCTCCTCCCGAGGCCGCACCACCCTCACCCCCGGCACCCCCGCCGACCTCGTCATCACCGCCGACGACCCCGCCACGGTCCCCGACGGCAAACTCCGCACCATAGAGGTGACCGGCACCCTCCTCGCCGGCCGCTGGACCCACCGCCTCCTGTGA
- a CDS encoding Lrp/AsnC family transcriptional regulator — MDELDAEILRLLQTDARQSNRELARRLGVAPSTCLERVRALTRRGVIRGYHADIDPAALNRRVQALVSVQIRPLSRSVIDTFKEFAAGLPEVLSVFVISGGDDFVLHVAVQDLDSLHAFLIDRLSKRREITGFRTSMIFQQVGTTAPARLPEVS, encoded by the coding sequence ATGGACGAACTTGATGCGGAGATCCTCCGGCTTCTCCAGACAGATGCGCGGCAGTCCAACCGCGAGCTGGCTCGTAGGCTCGGCGTCGCGCCGTCGACGTGCCTGGAACGGGTCCGCGCGCTGACTCGCCGTGGGGTCATCCGCGGCTACCACGCCGACATCGACCCGGCCGCGCTCAACCGGCGGGTGCAGGCCCTGGTGTCGGTGCAGATCCGGCCGCTCAGCCGGTCCGTAATCGACACGTTCAAGGAGTTCGCCGCCGGCCTGCCGGAGGTGCTCAGCGTCTTCGTGATCTCCGGTGGGGACGATTTCGTGCTGCACGTCGCCGTCCAGGACCTGGACAGCCTGCATGCCTTCCTCATCGACCGGCTCAGCAAGCGCCGTGAGATCACCGGGTTCCGCACCTCGATGATCTTCCAGCAGGTCGGCACGACCGCGCCTGCCCGCCTTCCGGAGGTGTCCTAG
- a CDS encoding DUF397 domain-containing protein has translation MSPSPEHSQIAAWHISTFSPDGGPNCVEAGPLLDGSGRIAVRHSRHPEGPVIVYTRAEWDAFLAGVRADEFDFQ, from the coding sequence GTGTCTCCCTCGCCGGAACACTCTCAGATCGCCGCATGGCACATCAGCACCTTCAGTCCTGACGGCGGCCCCAACTGCGTCGAGGCCGGTCCCTTGCTGGACGGCAGCGGTCGTATCGCCGTACGTCACAGTCGTCACCCGGAGGGCCCGGTGATCGTGTACACGCGGGCCGAGTGGGACGCGTTCCTCGCGGGTGTGCGGGCCGACGAGTTCGATTTCCAGTAG
- a CDS encoding Glu/Leu/Phe/Val dehydrogenase dimerization domain-containing protein, translating into MLDHEQILIRRGPRSGLPIVLAVHSTALGPAAGGLRLWHYPGWRDGLTDALRLSSAMTLKFAAAGLPSGGGKTVVALPPGTELDPPSRRDVLRDVAEVINALDGTYAVGPDVGTSPADMAVIGETTPHVFCKPPHLGGSGDSSPHTAQGTLAALHAVSHHLYGDRDLDGRRMTLIGLGHVGEHLARLLTAENADLTVTDIDPAKRPLAEELGATWHSSATILSKETDILIPAALGGLLTAQTTHDLRCRAIAGPANNQLDTPEVAGLLHRRGILWIPDYVVSAGGVINAITTELHHLDATQSSTRVNAIETIVTDLLTTAATQDTTPAQAGHDLAQRRLGTT; encoded by the coding sequence GTGCTGGATCACGAACAAATCCTCATCCGCCGGGGCCCACGCTCCGGCCTGCCGATCGTCCTCGCCGTCCACTCCACCGCACTCGGCCCCGCCGCGGGTGGTCTCCGGCTCTGGCACTACCCCGGCTGGCGGGACGGCCTCACCGACGCACTGCGCCTGTCGTCCGCCATGACCCTCAAATTCGCGGCGGCCGGCCTGCCGAGCGGCGGCGGGAAGACCGTCGTGGCCCTCCCACCCGGCACGGAACTCGACCCGCCGAGTCGCCGCGACGTCCTGCGCGACGTGGCCGAGGTGATCAACGCGCTCGACGGCACGTACGCCGTGGGCCCCGACGTCGGCACCTCCCCCGCCGACATGGCTGTGATCGGCGAGACCACCCCCCACGTCTTCTGCAAGCCACCGCACCTAGGTGGCAGCGGCGACTCCTCCCCCCACACCGCACAAGGCACCCTCGCGGCCCTCCACGCCGTCAGCCACCACCTGTACGGCGATCGCGACCTCGACGGCCGCCGGATGACCCTGATCGGCCTCGGCCACGTAGGCGAACACCTCGCCCGCCTCCTCACCGCCGAGAACGCCGACCTCACCGTCACCGACATCGACCCCGCCAAGAGACCCCTGGCCGAAGAACTCGGCGCCACCTGGCACTCCTCCGCCACGATCCTCTCCAAGGAGACCGATATCCTCATCCCCGCCGCCCTAGGCGGCCTGCTGACCGCACAAACCACACACGACCTCCGCTGCCGCGCCATCGCCGGCCCCGCCAACAACCAACTCGACACCCCCGAGGTGGCCGGCCTGCTGCACCGGCGCGGCATCCTCTGGATCCCCGACTACGTCGTCAGCGCCGGCGGCGTCATCAACGCGATAACCACAGAACTGCACCACCTGGACGCCACCCAGTCCTCGACCCGGGTCAACGCCATAGAGACCATCGTCACCGACCTTTTGACCACAGCCGCCACCCAGGACACAACCCCAGCCCAAGCAGGCCACGACCTCGCACAACGCCGCCTCGGCACCACCTGA